Proteins from a genomic interval of Drosophila melanogaster chromosome 2R:
- the chn gene encoding charlatan, isoform A → MATLIPVNGGHPAASGQSSNVEATYEDMFKEITRKLYGEETGNGLHTLGTPVAQVATSGPTAVPEGEQRSFTNLQQLDRSAAPSIEYESSAAGASGNNVATTQANVIQQQQQQQQQAESGNSVVVTASSGATVVPAPSVAAVGGFKSEDHLSTAFGLAALMQNGFAAGQAGLLKAGEQQQRWAQDGSGLVAAAAAEPQLVQWTSGGKLQSYAHVNQQQQQQQQPHQSTPKSKKHRQEHAAELIYASPSTSANAAQNLAQSTPTSAPSNSSGGSTSSSGGGGGRKKAAQAAAAAAAANGVHIQKRYACTHCPYSTDRRDLYTRHENIHKDEKPFQCYACLKQFNRADHVKKHFLRMHRELQYDINKTRRHVSAGSGSSGSGSSGSGSHHSGGRGNVTINSAGVNIDNAFLEAQRHPTSSSMSIVETIEAVASATDMPLAQLKQEKMDDGAGVVLPLHVGVMQQPVASSSSGSSGSHGGNGNGGSGSGLLKPKREKRFTCCYCPWSGADKWGLKRHLNTHTKPFVCLLCDYKAARSERLATHVLKVHNKRACSKCSYLADTQEEYQAHMSDVHLLKMDAISRNTASVAQDFHKAGGVHELKIPANHQLLFNNKLPSQWTTREAAALLYSLSNMGGGSASSVSGSQRQKFGMRARQHSTGEDDENTPSSASSSSFSGDEFNMSATSPLKLSRHAIKLEKMDEMDAKDMGPTKAMMATAFLEAANYEQTAIELLASKRKIKVENDNDEDQENQQHQPHQQHHSQQQQQQRLQLIKSSPAYKLNNNNNNNSNNNNYYKDKTSHRNAVHHHRQDDKENNKTKSPGTAAVSVAAAAATSPPSISGPSNQTPFLTQMEYQNLNRIGTQFQNYVKDIINKYYAAETPLMLAAAAAALPTATTTGQQQQPELDIENLSPSKRRRLLSETEEYIEYLRNKEDITLTIAPKVQPPAPVTSLLKRQLDLSTPRRSPKKAAPAHSNSASNASRKSLNQLATLLPLLADAASQQEYLAAPLDFSKKSSSRKQAQPKKIRLTPEAVVTLLRDKYLNRMVRQRLGCLKCNQLRKNSSISFNYHTLGSLALHKYWRHGRLGSSSTRREKLQAALQKRISRGQADKC, encoded by the exons ATGGCCACACTAATACCAGTGAACGGCGGCCATCCAGCAGCGAGCGGACAATCCTCCAATGTGGAGGCGACATATGAAGATATGTTCAAGGAAATCACACGCAAATTGTACGGCGAGGAGACCGGAAACGGTTTGCATACGCTCGGCACGCCGGTGGCGCAAGTGGCCACCAGCGGGCCAACAGCGGTGCCCGAGGGCGAGCAGCGCTCCTTTACAAATCTG CAACAACTCGATCGCTCGGCAGCGCCCAGCATTGAATACGAGTCCAGTGCGGCCGGTGCCTCTGGCAACAACGTGGCCACCACCCAGGCCAATGTaatccagcaacaacaacagcagcaacagcaagcgGAGTCGGGCAACTCCGTGGTGGTGACGGCCAGCAGTGGGGCGACTGTGGTGCCGGCACCCAGTGTAGCGGCCGTTGGTGGCTTCAAGTCCGAGGATCATCTGAGCACTGCCTTCGGGCTGGCAGCCCTGATGCAGAACGGTTTCGCAGCCGGCCAGGCGGGTCTGCTGAAAGCCGGCGAGCAGCAACAGCGCTGGGCTCAGGACGGATCTGGTCTGGTGGCGGCCGCAGCGGCGGAACCACAACTCGTGCAGTGGACCTCGGGCGGAAAGCTCCAGAGCTACGCTCATGTcaaccaacagcagcagcagcaacaacagccgcATCAGAGCACACCCAAGTCCAA AAAACACCGTCAGGAGCATGCGGCTGAATTGATCTACGCCAGCCCCTCCACATCGGCCAATGCGGCCCAAAATCTGGCCCAATCCACACCCACCTCAGcgcccagcaacagcagtggcGGCAGCACCAGCTCCtccggcggaggaggcggtCGGAAGAAGGCCGCCCAAGCGgctgcagctgccgctgcGGCGAATGGAGTGCACATCCAGAAGCGTTACGCCTGTACGCACTGTCCATACTCGACGGACCGGCGGGATCTGTACACCCGACATGAAAACATCCACAAGGACGAGAAGCCCTTCCAGTGCTATGCCTGCCTCAAGCAGTTCAACCGAGCCGATCATGTCAAGAAGCACTTCCTGCGCATGCACCGCGAGCTGCAGTACGACATTAACAAGACCCGGCGACATGTCTCCGCTGGCAGTGGTTCCTCGGGCAGCGGGTCCTCTGGAAGCGGTTCTCATCACTCCGGCGGCCGTGGAAATGTGACCATTAACTCGGCGGGCGTGAACATAGACAATGCCTTTTTGGAGGCCCAACGACATCCCACCTCGAGCAGTATGAGCATTGTGGAGACCATCGAGGCAGTGGCTTCGGCAACCGACATGCCGCTGGCCCAGCTTAAGCAGGAGAAAATGGACGATGGCGCCGGTGTGGTATTGCCCCTTCACGTGGGCGTTATGCAACAGCCGGTGGCCAGCTCGAGTTCCGGCAGCAGTGGCAGTCATGGTGGCAACGGAAACGGTGGCAGCGGCTCCGGCCTCCTGAAACCGAAGCGGGAGAAGCGATTCACCTGCTGCTACTGCCCGTGGTCTGGAGCGGACAAGTGGGGTCTCAAGCGGCACCTCAATACGCATACAAAGCCCTTCGTTTGCCTGCTCTGCGATTACAAGGCGGCGCGTTCCGAGCGCCTGGCCACCCATGTGCTAAAGGTGCACAACAAGCGGGCCTGCAGCAAGTGCTCTTACTTGGCGGACACGCAGGAGGAGTACCAGGCTCACATGAGCGATGTGCA TCTGCTGAAAATGGACGCCATTAGTCGCAACACCGCTTCGGTCGCTCAGGATTTTCATAAGGCGGGAGGCGTGCACGAGTTGAAAATACCAGCCAATCATCAACTCCTGTTTAACAATAAACTGCCTTCGCAATGGACGACACGAGAGGCTGCTGCACTGCTGTACAGCCTGAGCAACATGGGTGGCGGATCCGCCAGCTCCGTTTCCGGATCCCAGCGCCAAAAGTTTGGCATGCGAGCGCGACAACATTCCACCGGTGAGGATGACGAGAATACACCATCGTCTGCATCTTCGTCGAGCTTCTCTGGCGATGAGTTCAATATGAGCGCCACATCGCCATTGAAGCTGTCGCGTCATGCCATCAAGCTGGAGAAGATGGATGAAATGGACGCCAAGGATATGGGACCCACCAAGGCGATGATGGCAACGGCATTTCTAGAGGCGGCCAACTACGAGCAGACGGCCATCGAGCTGCTGGCCAGCAAACGGAAGATCAAGGTCGAGAACGACAACGACGAGGACCAAGAGAATCAGCAGCATCAGCCCCATCAGCAACATcacagccagcagcagcagcagcagcgattGCAGCTTATTAAATCGTCTCCCGCGTACAAAttgaacaacaacaataacaacaatagcaacaacaacaactattACAAGGACAAGACATCGCACAGAAATGCCGTTCACCATCATCGCCAGGATGACAAGGAAAACAACAAGACCAAGTCGCCAGGCACAGCAGCAGTAAGTGTTGCAGCTGCGGCAGCAACATCGCCGCCAAGCATCAGCGGCCCCAGCAACCAGACTCCATTCCTCACCCAAATGGAGTACCAGAATCTCAATCGCATTGGCACCCAGTTCCAGAACTACGTCAAGGACATTATCAACAAGTACTATGCGGCAGAGACGCCACTGATGTTggccgctgcagcagcagctttgCCCACGGCCACGACTACAggtcagcagcaacagccagaGCTGGACATTGAGAACCTGTCGCCGAGCAAGCGTCGTCGTCTGCTCAGCGAAACGGAGGAGTACATCGAGTATCTGCGGAACAAGGAGGACATAACCCTGACCATTGCTCCAAAGGTTCAGCCACCAGCGCCGGTGACATCTCTGCTTAAACGGCAGTTGGATCTCAGCACACCTCGTCGGAGTCCCAAGAAGGCGGCTCCGGCCCACAGCAACAGTGCCTCGAATGCCTCCCGCAAGTCCCTCAACCAGTTGGCCACCCTATTGCCACTGCTTGCGGATGCGGCCAGTCAGCAAGAGTATCTCGCTGCACCGCTGGACTTTAGCAAGAAGTCCAGCTCGCGCAAGCAGGCGCAGCCAAAGAAGATCCGCTTGACGCCCGAGGCGGTGGTCACCTTACTGAGGGACAAGTACCTCAATCGCATGGTACGTCAGCGTTTGGGCTGCCTCAAGTGCAACCAGTTGCGTAAGAACAGCTCTATCAGCTTCAACTACCACACTCTGGGATCGCTGGCTCTGCACAAGTATTGGCGACATGGCCGGCTTGGATCCTCATCAACTAGGAGAGAGAAGCTGCAGGCAGCTCTGCAGAAGAGGATTAGCCGAGGACAGGCGGACAAATGCTAA
- the chn gene encoding charlatan, isoform F, producing the protein MATLIPVNGGHPAASGQSSNVEATYEDMFKEITRKLYGEETGNGLHTLGTPVAQVATSGPTAVPEGEQRSFTNLQQLDRSAAPSIEYESSAAGASGNNVATTQANVIQQQQQQQQQAESGNSVVVTASSGATVVPAPSVAAVGGFKSEDHLSTAFGLAALMQNGFAAGQAGLLKAGEQQQRWAQDGSGLVAAAAAEPQLVQWTSGGKLQSYAHVNQQQQQQQQPHQSTPKSKKHRQEHAAELIYASPSTSANAAQNLAQSTPTSAPSNSSGGSTSSSGGGGGRKKAAQAAAAAAAANGVHIQKRYACTHCPYSTDRRDLYTRHENIHKDEKPFQCYACLKQFNRADHVKKHFLRMHRELQYDINKTRRHVSAGSGSSGSGSSGSGSHHSGGRGNVTINSAGVNIDNAFLEAQRHPTSSSMSIVETIEAVASATDMPLAQLKQEKMDDGAGVVLPLHVGVMQQPVASSSSGSSGSHGGNGNGGSGSGLLKPKREKRFTCCYCPWSGADKWGLKRHLNTHTKPFVCLLCDYKAARSERLATHVLKVHNKRACSKCSYLADTQEEYQAHMSDVHPHDNRPARSGNGNQSGGSSSGNSNGNGGGNGNNNANAGGHSQNLNVLRTIGNSLVANNQLNTYAGNAFGSSSGNVGNANGGGGAVTIYTTTTNEGVAGGGGGGGGGISGNISGGGPLQEIIVNPSSMVGWRLSANGSLIPPHDLLTGGLPNAATQKRGSERLFQYLEAEGSDPEDYARLLKMDAISRNTASVAQDFHKAGGVHELKIPANHQLLFNNKLPSQWTTREAAALLYSLSNMGGGSASSVSGSQRQKFGMRARQHSTGEDDENTPSSASSSSFSGDEFNMSATSPLKLSRHAIKLEKMDEMDAKDMGPTKAMMATAFLEAANYEQTAIELLASKRKIKVENDNDEDQENQQHQPHQQHHSQQQQQQRLQLIKSSPAYKLNNNNNNNSNNNNYYKDKTSHRNAVHHHRQDDKENNKTKSPGTAAVSVAAAAATSPPSISGPSNQTPFLTQMEYQNLNRIGTQFQNYVKDIINKYYAAETPLMLAAAAAALPTATTTGQQQQPELDIENLSPSKRRRLLSETEEYIEYLRNKEDITLTIAPKVQPPAPVTSLLKRQLDLSTPRRSPKKAAPAHSNSASNASRKSLNQLATLLPLLADAASQQEYLAAPLDFSKKSSSRKQAQPKKIRLTPEAVVTLLRDKYLNRMVRQRLGCLKCNQLRKNSSISFNYHTLGSLALHKYWRHGRLGSSSTRREKLQAALQKRISRGQADKC; encoded by the exons ATGGCCACACTAATACCAGTGAACGGCGGCCATCCAGCAGCGAGCGGACAATCCTCCAATGTGGAGGCGACATATGAAGATATGTTCAAGGAAATCACACGCAAATTGTACGGCGAGGAGACCGGAAACGGTTTGCATACGCTCGGCACGCCGGTGGCGCAAGTGGCCACCAGCGGGCCAACAGCGGTGCCCGAGGGCGAGCAGCGCTCCTTTACAAATCTG CAACAACTCGATCGCTCGGCAGCGCCCAGCATTGAATACGAGTCCAGTGCGGCCGGTGCCTCTGGCAACAACGTGGCCACCACCCAGGCCAATGTaatccagcaacaacaacagcagcaacagcaagcgGAGTCGGGCAACTCCGTGGTGGTGACGGCCAGCAGTGGGGCGACTGTGGTGCCGGCACCCAGTGTAGCGGCCGTTGGTGGCTTCAAGTCCGAGGATCATCTGAGCACTGCCTTCGGGCTGGCAGCCCTGATGCAGAACGGTTTCGCAGCCGGCCAGGCGGGTCTGCTGAAAGCCGGCGAGCAGCAACAGCGCTGGGCTCAGGACGGATCTGGTCTGGTGGCGGCCGCAGCGGCGGAACCACAACTCGTGCAGTGGACCTCGGGCGGAAAGCTCCAGAGCTACGCTCATGTcaaccaacagcagcagcagcaacaacagccgcATCAGAGCACACCCAAGTCCAA AAAACACCGTCAGGAGCATGCGGCTGAATTGATCTACGCCAGCCCCTCCACATCGGCCAATGCGGCCCAAAATCTGGCCCAATCCACACCCACCTCAGcgcccagcaacagcagtggcGGCAGCACCAGCTCCtccggcggaggaggcggtCGGAAGAAGGCCGCCCAAGCGgctgcagctgccgctgcGGCGAATGGAGTGCACATCCAGAAGCGTTACGCCTGTACGCACTGTCCATACTCGACGGACCGGCGGGATCTGTACACCCGACATGAAAACATCCACAAGGACGAGAAGCCCTTCCAGTGCTATGCCTGCCTCAAGCAGTTCAACCGAGCCGATCATGTCAAGAAGCACTTCCTGCGCATGCACCGCGAGCTGCAGTACGACATTAACAAGACCCGGCGACATGTCTCCGCTGGCAGTGGTTCCTCGGGCAGCGGGTCCTCTGGAAGCGGTTCTCATCACTCCGGCGGCCGTGGAAATGTGACCATTAACTCGGCGGGCGTGAACATAGACAATGCCTTTTTGGAGGCCCAACGACATCCCACCTCGAGCAGTATGAGCATTGTGGAGACCATCGAGGCAGTGGCTTCGGCAACCGACATGCCGCTGGCCCAGCTTAAGCAGGAGAAAATGGACGATGGCGCCGGTGTGGTATTGCCCCTTCACGTGGGCGTTATGCAACAGCCGGTGGCCAGCTCGAGTTCCGGCAGCAGTGGCAGTCATGGTGGCAACGGAAACGGTGGCAGCGGCTCCGGCCTCCTGAAACCGAAGCGGGAGAAGCGATTCACCTGCTGCTACTGCCCGTGGTCTGGAGCGGACAAGTGGGGTCTCAAGCGGCACCTCAATACGCATACAAAGCCCTTCGTTTGCCTGCTCTGCGATTACAAGGCGGCGCGTTCCGAGCGCCTGGCCACCCATGTGCTAAAGGTGCACAACAAGCGGGCCTGCAGCAAGTGCTCTTACTTGGCGGACACGCAGGAGGAGTACCAGGCTCACATGAGCGATGTGCA TCCGCACGATAATCGGCCGGCGCGCAGCGGCAACGGCAACCagagcggcggcagcagcagcggcaatagcaacggcaacggcggcggcaatggcaacaacaatgccaatGCCGGAGGCCACAGCCAGAACCTCAATGTGCTGCGTACTATTGGCAACAGCCTGGTGGCCAACAACCAGCTGAACACCTATGCCGGCAATGCTTTTGG CTCGTCCAGTGGCAATGTGGGAAATGCGAATGGAGGCGGCGGCGCCGTAACCATCTACACCACCACAACCAATGAGGGCGTGgccggcggcggaggaggcggtggtggcggcATTAGCGGCAACATTTCCGGCGGCGGACCGCTCCAGGAGATCATCGTGAATCCCTCGTCGATGGTCGGCTGGCGGCTGAGCGCCAACGGATCGCTGATACCGCCGCACGATCTGCTAACCGGCGGATTGCCAAATGCAGCCACGCAAAAGCGCGGCTCGGAGCGATTGTTTCAGTACCTCGAGGCCGAGGGCAGCGATCCGGAGGACTATGCGCG TCTGCTGAAAATGGACGCCATTAGTCGCAACACCGCTTCGGTCGCTCAGGATTTTCATAAGGCGGGAGGCGTGCACGAGTTGAAAATACCAGCCAATCATCAACTCCTGTTTAACAATAAACTGCCTTCGCAATGGACGACACGAGAGGCTGCTGCACTGCTGTACAGCCTGAGCAACATGGGTGGCGGATCCGCCAGCTCCGTTTCCGGATCCCAGCGCCAAAAGTTTGGCATGCGAGCGCGACAACATTCCACCGGTGAGGATGACGAGAATACACCATCGTCTGCATCTTCGTCGAGCTTCTCTGGCGATGAGTTCAATATGAGCGCCACATCGCCATTGAAGCTGTCGCGTCATGCCATCAAGCTGGAGAAGATGGATGAAATGGACGCCAAGGATATGGGACCCACCAAGGCGATGATGGCAACGGCATTTCTAGAGGCGGCCAACTACGAGCAGACGGCCATCGAGCTGCTGGCCAGCAAACGGAAGATCAAGGTCGAGAACGACAACGACGAGGACCAAGAGAATCAGCAGCATCAGCCCCATCAGCAACATcacagccagcagcagcagcagcagcgattGCAGCTTATTAAATCGTCTCCCGCGTACAAAttgaacaacaacaataacaacaatagcaacaacaacaactattACAAGGACAAGACATCGCACAGAAATGCCGTTCACCATCATCGCCAGGATGACAAGGAAAACAACAAGACCAAGTCGCCAGGCACAGCAGCAGTAAGTGTTGCAGCTGCGGCAGCAACATCGCCGCCAAGCATCAGCGGCCCCAGCAACCAGACTCCATTCCTCACCCAAATGGAGTACCAGAATCTCAATCGCATTGGCACCCAGTTCCAGAACTACGTCAAGGACATTATCAACAAGTACTATGCGGCAGAGACGCCACTGATGTTggccgctgcagcagcagctttgCCCACGGCCACGACTACAggtcagcagcaacagccagaGCTGGACATTGAGAACCTGTCGCCGAGCAAGCGTCGTCGTCTGCTCAGCGAAACGGAGGAGTACATCGAGTATCTGCGGAACAAGGAGGACATAACCCTGACCATTGCTCCAAAGGTTCAGCCACCAGCGCCGGTGACATCTCTGCTTAAACGGCAGTTGGATCTCAGCACACCTCGTCGGAGTCCCAAGAAGGCGGCTCCGGCCCACAGCAACAGTGCCTCGAATGCCTCCCGCAAGTCCCTCAACCAGTTGGCCACCCTATTGCCACTGCTTGCGGATGCGGCCAGTCAGCAAGAGTATCTCGCTGCACCGCTGGACTTTAGCAAGAAGTCCAGCTCGCGCAAGCAGGCGCAGCCAAAGAAGATCCGCTTGACGCCCGAGGCGGTGGTCACCTTACTGAGGGACAAGTACCTCAATCGCATGGTACGTCAGCGTTTGGGCTGCCTCAAGTGCAACCAGTTGCGTAAGAACAGCTCTATCAGCTTCAACTACCACACTCTGGGATCGCTGGCTCTGCACAAGTATTGGCGACATGGCCGGCTTGGATCCTCATCAACTAGGAGAGAGAAGCTGCAGGCAGCTCTGCAGAAGAGGATTAGCCGAGGACAGGCGGACAAATGCTAA
- the chn gene encoding charlatan, isoform I, with the protein MATLIPVNGGHPAASGQSSNVEATYEDMFKEITRKLYGEETGNGLHTLGTPVAQVATSGPTAVPEGEQRSFTNLQQLDRSAAPSIEYESSAAGASGNNVATTQANVIQQQQQQQQQAESGNSVVVTASSGATVVPAPSVAAVGGFKSEDHLSTAFGLAALMQNGFAAGQAGLLKAGEQQQRWAQDGSGLVAAAAAEPQLVQWTSGGKLQSYAHVNQQQQQQQQPHQSTPKSKKHRQEHAAELIYASPSTSANAAQNLAQSTPTSAPSNSSGGSTSSSGGGGGRKKAAQAAAAAAAANGVHIQKRYACTHCPYSTDRRDLYTRHENIHKDEKPFQCYACLKQFNRADHVKKHFLRMHRELQYDINKTRRHVSAGSGSSGSGSSGSGSHHSGGRGNVTINSAGVNIDNAFLEAQRHPTSSSMSIVETIEAVASATDMPLAQLKQEKMDDGAGVVLPLHVGVMQQPVASSSSGSSGSHGGNGNGGSGSGLLKPKREKRFTCCYCPWSGADKWGLKRHLNTHTKPFVCLLCDYKAARSERLATHVLKVHNKRACSKCSYLADTQEEYQAHMSDVHF; encoded by the exons ATGGCCACACTAATACCAGTGAACGGCGGCCATCCAGCAGCGAGCGGACAATCCTCCAATGTGGAGGCGACATATGAAGATATGTTCAAGGAAATCACACGCAAATTGTACGGCGAGGAGACCGGAAACGGTTTGCATACGCTCGGCACGCCGGTGGCGCAAGTGGCCACCAGCGGGCCAACAGCGGTGCCCGAGGGCGAGCAGCGCTCCTTTACAAATCTG CAACAACTCGATCGCTCGGCAGCGCCCAGCATTGAATACGAGTCCAGTGCGGCCGGTGCCTCTGGCAACAACGTGGCCACCACCCAGGCCAATGTaatccagcaacaacaacagcagcaacagcaagcgGAGTCGGGCAACTCCGTGGTGGTGACGGCCAGCAGTGGGGCGACTGTGGTGCCGGCACCCAGTGTAGCGGCCGTTGGTGGCTTCAAGTCCGAGGATCATCTGAGCACTGCCTTCGGGCTGGCAGCCCTGATGCAGAACGGTTTCGCAGCCGGCCAGGCGGGTCTGCTGAAAGCCGGCGAGCAGCAACAGCGCTGGGCTCAGGACGGATCTGGTCTGGTGGCGGCCGCAGCGGCGGAACCACAACTCGTGCAGTGGACCTCGGGCGGAAAGCTCCAGAGCTACGCTCATGTcaaccaacagcagcagcagcaacaacagccgcATCAGAGCACACCCAAGTCCAA AAAACACCGTCAGGAGCATGCGGCTGAATTGATCTACGCCAGCCCCTCCACATCGGCCAATGCGGCCCAAAATCTGGCCCAATCCACACCCACCTCAGcgcccagcaacagcagtggcGGCAGCACCAGCTCCtccggcggaggaggcggtCGGAAGAAGGCCGCCCAAGCGgctgcagctgccgctgcGGCGAATGGAGTGCACATCCAGAAGCGTTACGCCTGTACGCACTGTCCATACTCGACGGACCGGCGGGATCTGTACACCCGACATGAAAACATCCACAAGGACGAGAAGCCCTTCCAGTGCTATGCCTGCCTCAAGCAGTTCAACCGAGCCGATCATGTCAAGAAGCACTTCCTGCGCATGCACCGCGAGCTGCAGTACGACATTAACAAGACCCGGCGACATGTCTCCGCTGGCAGTGGTTCCTCGGGCAGCGGGTCCTCTGGAAGCGGTTCTCATCACTCCGGCGGCCGTGGAAATGTGACCATTAACTCGGCGGGCGTGAACATAGACAATGCCTTTTTGGAGGCCCAACGACATCCCACCTCGAGCAGTATGAGCATTGTGGAGACCATCGAGGCAGTGGCTTCGGCAACCGACATGCCGCTGGCCCAGCTTAAGCAGGAGAAAATGGACGATGGCGCCGGTGTGGTATTGCCCCTTCACGTGGGCGTTATGCAACAGCCGGTGGCCAGCTCGAGTTCCGGCAGCAGTGGCAGTCATGGTGGCAACGGAAACGGTGGCAGCGGCTCCGGCCTCCTGAAACCGAAGCGGGAGAAGCGATTCACCTGCTGCTACTGCCCGTGGTCTGGAGCGGACAAGTGGGGTCTCAAGCGGCACCTCAATACGCATACAAAGCCCTTCGTTTGCCTGCTCTGCGATTACAAGGCGGCGCGTTCCGAGCGCCTGGCCACCCATGTGCTAAAGGTGCACAACAAGCGGGCCTGCAGCAAGTGCTCTTACTTGGCGGACACGCAGGAGGAGTACCAGGCTCACATGAGCGATGTGCA CTTTTGA
- the chn gene encoding charlatan, isoform D: protein MATLIPVNGGHPAASGQSSNVEATYEDMFKEITRKLYGEETGNGLHTLGTPVAQVATSGPTAVPEGEQRSFTNLQQLDRSAAPSIEYESSAAGASGNNVATTQANVIQQQQQQQQQAESGNSVVVTASSGATVVPAPSVAAVGGFKSEDHLSTAFGLAALMQNGFAAGQAGLLKAGEQQQRWAQDGSGLVAAAAAEPQLVQWTSGGKLQSYAHVNQQQQQQQQPHQSTPKSKKHRQEHAAELIYASPSTSANAAQNLAQSTPTSAPSNSSGGSTSSSGGGGGRKKAAQAAAAAAAANGVHIQKRYACTHCPYSTDRRDLYTRHENIHKDEKPFQCYACLKQFNRADHVKKHFLRMHRELQYDINKTRRHVSAGSGSSGSGSSGSGSHHSGGRGNVTINSAGVNIDNAFLEAQRHPTSSSMSIVETIEAVASATDMPLAQLKQEKMDDGAGVVLPLHVGVMQQPVASSSSGSSGSHGGNGNGGSGSGLLKPKREKRFTCCYCPWSGADKWGLKRHLNTHTKPFVCLLCDYKAARSERLATHVLKVHNKRACSKCSYLADTQEEYQAHMSDVHPHDNRPARSGNGNQSGGSSSGNSNGNGGGNGNNNANAGGHSQNLNVLRTIGNSLVANNQLNTYAGNAFG from the exons ATGGCCACACTAATACCAGTGAACGGCGGCCATCCAGCAGCGAGCGGACAATCCTCCAATGTGGAGGCGACATATGAAGATATGTTCAAGGAAATCACACGCAAATTGTACGGCGAGGAGACCGGAAACGGTTTGCATACGCTCGGCACGCCGGTGGCGCAAGTGGCCACCAGCGGGCCAACAGCGGTGCCCGAGGGCGAGCAGCGCTCCTTTACAAATCTG CAACAACTCGATCGCTCGGCAGCGCCCAGCATTGAATACGAGTCCAGTGCGGCCGGTGCCTCTGGCAACAACGTGGCCACCACCCAGGCCAATGTaatccagcaacaacaacagcagcaacagcaagcgGAGTCGGGCAACTCCGTGGTGGTGACGGCCAGCAGTGGGGCGACTGTGGTGCCGGCACCCAGTGTAGCGGCCGTTGGTGGCTTCAAGTCCGAGGATCATCTGAGCACTGCCTTCGGGCTGGCAGCCCTGATGCAGAACGGTTTCGCAGCCGGCCAGGCGGGTCTGCTGAAAGCCGGCGAGCAGCAACAGCGCTGGGCTCAGGACGGATCTGGTCTGGTGGCGGCCGCAGCGGCGGAACCACAACTCGTGCAGTGGACCTCGGGCGGAAAGCTCCAGAGCTACGCTCATGTcaaccaacagcagcagcagcaacaacagccgcATCAGAGCACACCCAAGTCCAA AAAACACCGTCAGGAGCATGCGGCTGAATTGATCTACGCCAGCCCCTCCACATCGGCCAATGCGGCCCAAAATCTGGCCCAATCCACACCCACCTCAGcgcccagcaacagcagtggcGGCAGCACCAGCTCCtccggcggaggaggcggtCGGAAGAAGGCCGCCCAAGCGgctgcagctgccgctgcGGCGAATGGAGTGCACATCCAGAAGCGTTACGCCTGTACGCACTGTCCATACTCGACGGACCGGCGGGATCTGTACACCCGACATGAAAACATCCACAAGGACGAGAAGCCCTTCCAGTGCTATGCCTGCCTCAAGCAGTTCAACCGAGCCGATCATGTCAAGAAGCACTTCCTGCGCATGCACCGCGAGCTGCAGTACGACATTAACAAGACCCGGCGACATGTCTCCGCTGGCAGTGGTTCCTCGGGCAGCGGGTCCTCTGGAAGCGGTTCTCATCACTCCGGCGGCCGTGGAAATGTGACCATTAACTCGGCGGGCGTGAACATAGACAATGCCTTTTTGGAGGCCCAACGACATCCCACCTCGAGCAGTATGAGCATTGTGGAGACCATCGAGGCAGTGGCTTCGGCAACCGACATGCCGCTGGCCCAGCTTAAGCAGGAGAAAATGGACGATGGCGCCGGTGTGGTATTGCCCCTTCACGTGGGCGTTATGCAACAGCCGGTGGCCAGCTCGAGTTCCGGCAGCAGTGGCAGTCATGGTGGCAACGGAAACGGTGGCAGCGGCTCCGGCCTCCTGAAACCGAAGCGGGAGAAGCGATTCACCTGCTGCTACTGCCCGTGGTCTGGAGCGGACAAGTGGGGTCTCAAGCGGCACCTCAATACGCATACAAAGCCCTTCGTTTGCCTGCTCTGCGATTACAAGGCGGCGCGTTCCGAGCGCCTGGCCACCCATGTGCTAAAGGTGCACAACAAGCGGGCCTGCAGCAAGTGCTCTTACTTGGCGGACACGCAGGAGGAGTACCAGGCTCACATGAGCGATGTGCA TCCGCACGATAATCGGCCGGCGCGCAGCGGCAACGGCAACCagagcggcggcagcagcagcggcaatagcaacggcaacggcggcggcaatggcaacaacaatgccaatGCCGGAGGCCACAGCCAGAACCTCAATGTGCTGCGTACTATTGGCAACAGCCTGGTGGCCAACAACCAGCTGAACACCTATGCCGGCAATGCTTTTGGGTAA